In bacterium, a single window of DNA contains:
- a CDS encoding twin-arginine translocase TatA/TatE family subunit, translating into MPLLLFSGIGWGELALVLLVLFLIFGARKFPEIMRSLGKGVNEFKRSLDEGADSGDKNQAPPPEEEKKPE; encoded by the coding sequence ATGCCCTTACTGCTTTTTTCCGGAATAGGTTGGGGGGAACTGGCTCTGGTGCTGCTCGTTCTTTTCCTCATCTTCGGCGCGCGCAAGTTTCCCGAGATCATGCGCTCGTTGGGCAAGGGGGTGAACGAGTTCAAGAGATCCCTGGACGAGGGGGCGGATTCCGGGGATAAGAACCAGGCTCCGCCGCCGGAGGAAGAAAAGAAGCCGGAGTAA
- the tatC gene encoding twin-arginine translocase subunit TatC — protein sequence MEEKTFVEHLEELRGLILRSALVWVAASAGCFVFAGSLLDALRFPLTRLAPAGAPALRTLSPAGVMVMNLKLSAAAGFVVAFPVVLWMSARFVSPGLEPREKKAAAAVLGAGTALFLLGAFFVYFGLLPISLRFLRDYALGYGIEPAWTLEEYVAFAAALILGGGVAFEFPVVVLGAVALGWTDARRLRRARPWVVAAVLLAAALLTPPDVASQVILAVPVLILFEICVFLARFMTGRSRAGASGGRRNETA from the coding sequence GTGGAGGAAAAAACCTTCGTCGAGCATCTCGAGGAACTGCGCGGCCTCATCCTCCGGTCGGCGCTTGTTTGGGTTGCGGCTTCTGCCGGCTGCTTCGTTTTCGCCGGTTCCCTCCTCGACGCTCTGCGTTTCCCCTTGACCCGGCTCGCTCCGGCGGGCGCCCCGGCGCTGCGCACGCTCTCGCCCGCGGGCGTGATGGTGATGAACCTGAAGCTGTCGGCGGCCGCGGGGTTCGTCGTGGCGTTCCCCGTCGTCCTCTGGATGTCGGCGCGTTTCGTCTCCCCCGGCCTCGAGCCCCGGGAAAAAAAGGCGGCTGCGGCCGTCCTGGGCGCGGGCACCGCCCTCTTTCTTCTGGGCGCGTTCTTCGTATACTTCGGGCTGCTCCCGATCTCCCTGCGCTTTCTCCGCGACTACGCCCTCGGCTACGGCATCGAGCCGGCTTGGACATTGGAGGAGTACGTCGCCTTCGCCGCCGCCCTGATCCTGGGCGGCGGAGTCGCCTTCGAGTTCCCGGTCGTGGTTCTCGGCGCCGTCGCCCTGGGATGGACCGACGCCCGCCGCCTGCGCCGCGCGCGGCCCTGGGTGGTGGCGGCAGTCCTCCTCGCCGCCGCGTTGCTCACCCCGCCCGACGTTGCCTCCCAGGTGATTTTAGCGGTTCCGGTGTTGATTTTATTCGAGATCTGTGTTTTCCTTGCAAGGTTCATGACCGGGCGCTCGCGGGCCGGGGCGTCCGGAGGGAGACGGAATGAGACCGCGTAA